The following coding sequences are from one Salvia hispanica cultivar TCC Black 2014 chromosome 3, UniMelb_Shisp_WGS_1.0, whole genome shotgun sequence window:
- the LOC125216417 gene encoding endoplasmic reticulum oxidoreductin-1-like isoform X1 — MVKSEDAKKSRVNQWYLIFIGAAVALVLAISFVPRNSPVALIDRIKSCYCSQEGLKYHGLVEDCCCEYETVDRINVEVLYPLLQQIVKYPFFRYFKVKLWCDCPFWPDDGLCHLRDCSVCECPENEFPESFRKPSGTGLLSDKLVCQEEKPEAAVDRTVDAKAFKGWMEVDNPWTNDDETDNADMTYVDLQLNPERYTGYSGPSARRIWDAIYAENCYNYPSEECQEKRILYKLISGLHSSISIHIAAEYLLDEKTNTWGQNYSLMYDRVLKHPDRVRNLYFTFLFALRSVLKAKEYLEQADYDTGNPLDDMNTQLLLKKLLNDHQLLSACPKPFDEAKLWKGQSGPELMKQTQKQFRNISALMDCIGCEKCRLWGKLQVLGLGTALKILFSVNGDQPSAQRLQLQRNEVIASINLLNRLSESVKLVHEMGPSVEQMFGKIIRGPSDQTIHQSYRRLN; from the exons ATGGTGAAATCGGAAGACGCAAAGAAATCACGCGTGAATCAATGGTATCTGATTTTCATCGGCGCTGCCGTCGCTCTCGTCCTTGCTATTTCGTTTGTTCCGAGGAACTCTCCGGTCGCCTTGATTGATCGCATCAAAAGCTGCTATTGCTCTCAG gaAGGGCTTAAATATCATGGACTTGTGGAGGATTGTTGTTGTGAGTATGAGACCGTGGATCGGATCAATGTGGAGGTGTTGTATCCCTTGCTCCAACAGATTGTGAAATATCCATTCTTCCGATACTTTAAG GTAAAATTGTGGTGTGATTGCCCTTTCTGGCCGGATGATGGTCTTTGCCATTTGAGGGATTGCAGCGTCTGTGAATGCCCAGAGAATGAGTTTCCTGAATCATTTCGGAAACCTTCTGGAACTGGTCTCTTGTCAGATAAACTAGTTTGTCAAGAGGAAAAGCCTGAGGCTGCTGTAGATCGCACAGTAGATGCTAAAGCTTTCAAAGGCTGGATGGAGGTGGATAATCCATGGACAAATGATGATGAGACAGATAATG CTGACATGACATATGTGGATCTACAACTGAATCCTGAACGCTACACAGGCTATAGTGGTCCCTCTGCAAGAAGAATATGGGATGCAATTTATGCAGAGAACTGCTACAATT ATCCATCTGAGGAGTGCCAAGAGAAGAGAATATTGTATAAGTTGATATCTGGTCTTCATTCATCCATCTCGATTCACATTGCTGCTGAGTATCTGCTCGATGAGAAAACAAACACG TGGGGCCAAAACTATTCATTAATGTATGACCGGGTCTTGAAACATCCTGATCGTGTCCGAAACTTGTacttcacttttctttttgcacTTCGATCAGTGTTAAAA GCTAAGGAATATCTGGAGCAAGCTGACTACGATACTGGAAATCCATTAGACGACATGAATACACAGCTCTTGTTGAAGAAGCTGCTTAACGATCATCAACTGCTATCTGCCTGCCCTAAACCATTTGACGAAGCTAAACTGTGGAAAGGCCAGAGTGGACCAGAACTGATGAAGCAGACACAGAAACAGTTCCGAAATATAAG CGCATTGATGGATTGCATTGGGTGTGAAAAGTGCCGTCTTTGGGGGAAGCTTCAGGTTCTGGGACTCGGGACTGCACTAAAAATTTTGTTCTCCGTCAATGGCGACCAACCATCTGCTCAGCGA CTGCAACTGCAAAGAAACGAGGTTATTGCTTCAATAAATCTTCTCAATCGGCTTTCGGAATCAGTCAAGCTAGTCCATGAGATGGGGCCTTCAGTCGAGCAGATGTTCGGAAAAATCATCAGAGGACCAAGCGACCAAACTATTCATCAGAGCTA CAGGCGTTTAAATTAA
- the LOC125216417 gene encoding endoplasmic reticulum oxidoreductin-1-like isoform X3, giving the protein MVKSEDAKKSRVNQWYLIFIGAAVALVLAISFVPRNSPVALIDRIKSCYCSQEGLKYHGLVEDCCCEYETVDRINVEVLYPLLQQIVKYPFFRYFKVKLWCDCPFWPDDGLCHLRDCSVCECPENEFPESFRKPSGTGLLSDKLVCQEEKPEAAVDRTVDAKAFKGWMEVDNPWTNDDETDNADMTYVDLQLNPERYTGYSGPSARRIWDAIYAENCYNYPSEECQEKRILYKLISGLHSSISIHIAAEYLLDEKTNTWGQNYSLMYDRVLKHPDRVRNLYFTFLFALRSVLKAKEYLEQADYDTGNPLDDMNTQLLLKKLLNDHQLLSACPKPFDEAKLWKGQSGPELMKQTQKQFRNISALMDCIGCEKCRLWGKLQVLGLGTALKILFSVNGDQPSAQRLQLQRNEVIASINLLNRLSESVKLVHEMGPSVEQMFGKIIRGPSDQTIHQS; this is encoded by the exons ATGGTGAAATCGGAAGACGCAAAGAAATCACGCGTGAATCAATGGTATCTGATTTTCATCGGCGCTGCCGTCGCTCTCGTCCTTGCTATTTCGTTTGTTCCGAGGAACTCTCCGGTCGCCTTGATTGATCGCATCAAAAGCTGCTATTGCTCTCAG gaAGGGCTTAAATATCATGGACTTGTGGAGGATTGTTGTTGTGAGTATGAGACCGTGGATCGGATCAATGTGGAGGTGTTGTATCCCTTGCTCCAACAGATTGTGAAATATCCATTCTTCCGATACTTTAAG GTAAAATTGTGGTGTGATTGCCCTTTCTGGCCGGATGATGGTCTTTGCCATTTGAGGGATTGCAGCGTCTGTGAATGCCCAGAGAATGAGTTTCCTGAATCATTTCGGAAACCTTCTGGAACTGGTCTCTTGTCAGATAAACTAGTTTGTCAAGAGGAAAAGCCTGAGGCTGCTGTAGATCGCACAGTAGATGCTAAAGCTTTCAAAGGCTGGATGGAGGTGGATAATCCATGGACAAATGATGATGAGACAGATAATG CTGACATGACATATGTGGATCTACAACTGAATCCTGAACGCTACACAGGCTATAGTGGTCCCTCTGCAAGAAGAATATGGGATGCAATTTATGCAGAGAACTGCTACAATT ATCCATCTGAGGAGTGCCAAGAGAAGAGAATATTGTATAAGTTGATATCTGGTCTTCATTCATCCATCTCGATTCACATTGCTGCTGAGTATCTGCTCGATGAGAAAACAAACACG TGGGGCCAAAACTATTCATTAATGTATGACCGGGTCTTGAAACATCCTGATCGTGTCCGAAACTTGTacttcacttttctttttgcacTTCGATCAGTGTTAAAA GCTAAGGAATATCTGGAGCAAGCTGACTACGATACTGGAAATCCATTAGACGACATGAATACACAGCTCTTGTTGAAGAAGCTGCTTAACGATCATCAACTGCTATCTGCCTGCCCTAAACCATTTGACGAAGCTAAACTGTGGAAAGGCCAGAGTGGACCAGAACTGATGAAGCAGACACAGAAACAGTTCCGAAATATAAG CGCATTGATGGATTGCATTGGGTGTGAAAAGTGCCGTCTTTGGGGGAAGCTTCAGGTTCTGGGACTCGGGACTGCACTAAAAATTTTGTTCTCCGTCAATGGCGACCAACCATCTGCTCAGCGA CTGCAACTGCAAAGAAACGAGGTTATTGCTTCAATAAATCTTCTCAATCGGCTTTCGGAATCAGTCAAGCTAGTCCATGAGATGGGGCCTTCAGTCGAGCAGATGTTCGGAAAAATCATCAGAGGACCAAGCGACCAAACTATTCATCAGAGCTA G
- the LOC125216417 gene encoding endoplasmic reticulum oxidoreductin-1-like isoform X4 — protein sequence MVKSEDAKKSRVNQWYLIFIGAAVALVLAISFVPRNSPVALIDRIKSCYCSQEGLKYHGLVEDCCCEYETVDRINVEVLYPLLQQIVKYPFFRYFKVKLWCDCPFWPDDGLCHLRDCSVCECPENEFPESFRKPSGTGLLSDKLVCQEEKPEAAVDRTVDAKAFKGWMEVDNPWTNDDETDNADMTYVDLQLNPERYTGYSGPSARRIWDAIYAENCYNYPSEECQEKRILYKLISGLHSSISIHIAAEYLLDEKTNTAKEYLEQADYDTGNPLDDMNTQLLLKKLLNDHQLLSACPKPFDEAKLWKGQSGPELMKQTQKQFRNISALMDCIGCEKCRLWGKLQVLGLGTALKILFSVNGDQPSAQRLQLQRNEVIASINLLNRLSESVKLVHEMGPSVEQMFGKIIRGPSDQTIHQSYRRLN from the exons ATGGTGAAATCGGAAGACGCAAAGAAATCACGCGTGAATCAATGGTATCTGATTTTCATCGGCGCTGCCGTCGCTCTCGTCCTTGCTATTTCGTTTGTTCCGAGGAACTCTCCGGTCGCCTTGATTGATCGCATCAAAAGCTGCTATTGCTCTCAG gaAGGGCTTAAATATCATGGACTTGTGGAGGATTGTTGTTGTGAGTATGAGACCGTGGATCGGATCAATGTGGAGGTGTTGTATCCCTTGCTCCAACAGATTGTGAAATATCCATTCTTCCGATACTTTAAG GTAAAATTGTGGTGTGATTGCCCTTTCTGGCCGGATGATGGTCTTTGCCATTTGAGGGATTGCAGCGTCTGTGAATGCCCAGAGAATGAGTTTCCTGAATCATTTCGGAAACCTTCTGGAACTGGTCTCTTGTCAGATAAACTAGTTTGTCAAGAGGAAAAGCCTGAGGCTGCTGTAGATCGCACAGTAGATGCTAAAGCTTTCAAAGGCTGGATGGAGGTGGATAATCCATGGACAAATGATGATGAGACAGATAATG CTGACATGACATATGTGGATCTACAACTGAATCCTGAACGCTACACAGGCTATAGTGGTCCCTCTGCAAGAAGAATATGGGATGCAATTTATGCAGAGAACTGCTACAATT ATCCATCTGAGGAGTGCCAAGAGAAGAGAATATTGTATAAGTTGATATCTGGTCTTCATTCATCCATCTCGATTCACATTGCTGCTGAGTATCTGCTCGATGAGAAAACAAACACG GCTAAGGAATATCTGGAGCAAGCTGACTACGATACTGGAAATCCATTAGACGACATGAATACACAGCTCTTGTTGAAGAAGCTGCTTAACGATCATCAACTGCTATCTGCCTGCCCTAAACCATTTGACGAAGCTAAACTGTGGAAAGGCCAGAGTGGACCAGAACTGATGAAGCAGACACAGAAACAGTTCCGAAATATAAG CGCATTGATGGATTGCATTGGGTGTGAAAAGTGCCGTCTTTGGGGGAAGCTTCAGGTTCTGGGACTCGGGACTGCACTAAAAATTTTGTTCTCCGTCAATGGCGACCAACCATCTGCTCAGCGA CTGCAACTGCAAAGAAACGAGGTTATTGCTTCAATAAATCTTCTCAATCGGCTTTCGGAATCAGTCAAGCTAGTCCATGAGATGGGGCCTTCAGTCGAGCAGATGTTCGGAAAAATCATCAGAGGACCAAGCGACCAAACTATTCATCAGAGCTA CAGGCGTTTAAATTAA
- the LOC125216417 gene encoding endoplasmic reticulum oxidoreductin-1-like isoform X2, producing the protein MVKSEDAKKSRVNQWYLIFIGAAVALVLAISFVPRNSPVALIDRIKSCYCSQEGLKYHGLVEDCCCEYETVDRINVEVLYPLLQQIVKYPFFRYFKVKLWCDCPFWPDDGLCHLRDCSVCECPENEFPESFRKPSGTGLLSDKLVCQEEKPEAAVDRTVDAKAFKGWMEVDNPWTNDDETDNADMTYVDLQLNPERYTGYSGPSARRIWDAIYAENCYNYPSEECQEKRILYKLISGLHSSISIHIAAEYLLDEKTNTWGQNYSLMYDRVLKHPDRVRNLYFTFLFALRSVLKAKEYLEQADYDTGNPLDDMNTQLLLKKLLNDHQLLSACPKPFDEAKLWKGQSGPELMKQTQKQFRNISALMDCIGCEKCRLWGKLQVLGLGTALKILFSVNGDQPSAQRLQLQRNEVIASINLLNRLSESVKLVHEMGPSVEQMFGKIIRGPSDQTIHQS; encoded by the exons ATGGTGAAATCGGAAGACGCAAAGAAATCACGCGTGAATCAATGGTATCTGATTTTCATCGGCGCTGCCGTCGCTCTCGTCCTTGCTATTTCGTTTGTTCCGAGGAACTCTCCGGTCGCCTTGATTGATCGCATCAAAAGCTGCTATTGCTCTCAG gaAGGGCTTAAATATCATGGACTTGTGGAGGATTGTTGTTGTGAGTATGAGACCGTGGATCGGATCAATGTGGAGGTGTTGTATCCCTTGCTCCAACAGATTGTGAAATATCCATTCTTCCGATACTTTAAG GTAAAATTGTGGTGTGATTGCCCTTTCTGGCCGGATGATGGTCTTTGCCATTTGAGGGATTGCAGCGTCTGTGAATGCCCAGAGAATGAGTTTCCTGAATCATTTCGGAAACCTTCTGGAACTGGTCTCTTGTCAGATAAACTAGTTTGTCAAGAGGAAAAGCCTGAGGCTGCTGTAGATCGCACAGTAGATGCTAAAGCTTTCAAAGGCTGGATGGAGGTGGATAATCCATGGACAAATGATGATGAGACAGATAATG CTGACATGACATATGTGGATCTACAACTGAATCCTGAACGCTACACAGGCTATAGTGGTCCCTCTGCAAGAAGAATATGGGATGCAATTTATGCAGAGAACTGCTACAATT ATCCATCTGAGGAGTGCCAAGAGAAGAGAATATTGTATAAGTTGATATCTGGTCTTCATTCATCCATCTCGATTCACATTGCTGCTGAGTATCTGCTCGATGAGAAAACAAACACG TGGGGCCAAAACTATTCATTAATGTATGACCGGGTCTTGAAACATCCTGATCGTGTCCGAAACTTGTacttcacttttctttttgcacTTCGATCAGTGTTAAAA GCTAAGGAATATCTGGAGCAAGCTGACTACGATACTGGAAATCCATTAGACGACATGAATACACAGCTCTTGTTGAAGAAGCTGCTTAACGATCATCAACTGCTATCTGCCTGCCCTAAACCATTTGACGAAGCTAAACTGTGGAAAGGCCAGAGTGGACCAGAACTGATGAAGCAGACACAGAAACAGTTCCGAAATATAAG CGCATTGATGGATTGCATTGGGTGTGAAAAGTGCCGTCTTTGGGGGAAGCTTCAGGTTCTGGGACTCGGGACTGCACTAAAAATTTTGTTCTCCGTCAATGGCGACCAACCATCTGCTCAGCGA CTGCAACTGCAAAGAAACGAGGTTATTGCTTCAATAAATCTTCTCAATCGGCTTTCGGAATCAGTCAAGCTAGTCCATGAGATGGGGCCTTCAGTCGAGCAGATGTTCGGAAAAATCATCAGAGGACCAAGCGACCAAACTATTCATCAGAGCTA g